From the Hyphomicrobium sp. ghe19 genome, one window contains:
- a CDS encoding TonB-dependent receptor domain-containing protein: MAIKNDAFNEARKEIFTQVGTNSYSLGEDAIQALPQGTETPLSKALLQAPGVTQDSAASGQIHVRNEHANLQYRINGILLPDGVSGFGDVLETSFISRLSLVTGALPAEYGLHTSGLIDITTRAGAQEPGGTISSYGGSRGTFTQGLEYGGSSGPVDYFFTGRYLTNDEGIENPTSSWDAIHDHTDLGRGFGYVSALLDDSTRLSWISGVSVQNFQIPNTPGLSPAFTTIAGLPSYFDSSLLNEHQFEQNYYDVIALQRKIENGDYQIAYFSRYSDLHFHPDDVGDLIFNGIASDVQRRSFLNGIQGDGSYRLNAFNTLRAGFSVSGEQTKAISDSSVVEDDLTSLKAVSDETSKLGWLIGIYAQDEIRLTNQLTLNVGLRFDQMYEYVDANQWSPRVSLEYRPFDGTTLHAGYARYFTPPPQVAAGPTNVAAFDGTVQQSETCGGKVAGVNDTICGLVQPERSHYFDAGITQRIFPGLDIGVDAYYKIARDLLDDGQFGAALVLDAFNYETGINRGIEFKANYKWDNFTAYGNVAVADQKGKNIVSNQYLFSADDLDYIAHHFIYTDHTQFITVSAGVSYLWEGTRFSADMIYGSGLRTDLDTTEGTVPNGASVPAYTQVNLGVSHEFTNWFAKPTTVRFDVVNVFDQVYQIRNGSGIGVFAPQYGPRLGFFAGLSQRF; the protein is encoded by the coding sequence TTGGCAATCAAGAACGACGCGTTCAACGAGGCGCGGAAGGAGATTTTCACGCAAGTCGGAACGAACTCCTATTCGCTTGGCGAGGATGCAATCCAAGCGCTCCCGCAAGGGACGGAAACGCCGCTCTCCAAGGCTCTTTTGCAGGCTCCAGGCGTGACGCAGGACTCCGCCGCAAGCGGTCAGATCCACGTGCGCAATGAGCACGCGAACCTGCAGTATCGAATCAACGGCATATTGCTTCCGGATGGCGTATCGGGATTTGGCGACGTGCTCGAAACAAGCTTCATCAGTCGACTGTCGCTTGTCACCGGAGCGCTACCGGCGGAATACGGACTGCACACGTCAGGGCTAATCGACATCACAACGCGAGCCGGCGCGCAGGAGCCGGGCGGTACAATCAGTTCCTATGGCGGAAGCCGCGGAACTTTCACGCAGGGCCTCGAATATGGCGGCAGCTCGGGACCCGTCGATTATTTCTTCACCGGGCGCTATCTCACGAATGACGAGGGCATCGAGAACCCGACATCGAGCTGGGATGCGATACACGATCATACGGATCTTGGCCGGGGCTTCGGCTACGTCTCGGCGTTGCTCGACGACTCCACTCGACTGAGCTGGATCTCCGGAGTGTCGGTTCAGAATTTTCAAATTCCGAACACGCCGGGCCTTTCACCGGCGTTCACGACCATCGCCGGCTTACCGAGCTACTTCGACTCGTCATTGCTCAACGAGCATCAGTTCGAACAGAATTACTATGACGTCATCGCGCTGCAGAGGAAAATCGAGAATGGCGACTACCAGATCGCCTACTTTTCACGATATAGCGATCTCCATTTCCATCCCGATGACGTGGGCGATCTCATCTTCAATGGCATCGCCTCCGACGTGCAGCGCCGAAGCTTCCTCAACGGCATTCAAGGCGACGGTTCATATCGGCTCAATGCCTTCAACACGCTTAGAGCAGGCTTCAGCGTAAGTGGCGAACAAACCAAGGCGATCAGTGACTCCTCGGTTGTGGAAGACGACTTGACGAGCCTCAAAGCCGTGTCCGATGAAACATCGAAGCTCGGCTGGCTGATCGGAATTTATGCGCAGGACGAAATCCGACTGACGAACCAACTCACGCTGAATGTCGGCCTGCGCTTCGACCAAATGTACGAATATGTCGACGCCAACCAATGGAGCCCGCGCGTCAGCTTGGAGTATCGTCCGTTCGACGGAACGACATTGCACGCGGGTTATGCCCGCTACTTCACGCCGCCGCCGCAAGTTGCTGCGGGACCGACCAACGTCGCGGCGTTCGATGGAACCGTTCAGCAATCGGAGACTTGCGGGGGTAAGGTCGCTGGCGTGAACGACACGATTTGCGGTCTCGTTCAGCCGGAACGCTCCCACTACTTCGACGCGGGAATAACGCAGAGGATCTTCCCGGGTTTGGATATCGGCGTCGATGCCTATTACAAGATCGCGCGTGATCTGCTTGACGACGGCCAGTTCGGGGCGGCGCTCGTGCTCGATGCCTTCAATTACGAAACAGGGATCAACCGAGGCATCGAATTCAAAGCGAATTATAAATGGGACAATTTCACCGCTTATGGCAACGTCGCGGTCGCTGACCAGAAGGGCAAGAATATTGTATCGAACCAGTACCTGTTCAGTGCGGATGACCTTGATTACATCGCCCATCACTTCATCTACACCGACCACACGCAATTCATCACCGTTTCGGCGGGCGTATCTTATCTTTGGGAAGGAACGCGCTTCAGCGCGGATATGATTTACGGCAGCGGCCTCAGGACAGATCTCGATACTACCGAGGGCACTGTCCCGAATGGCGCCAGCGTTCCGGCATATACTCAGGTCAATCTCGGTGTCTCGCACGAGTTTACGAACTGGTTTGCGAAGCCAACGACTGTTCGCTTCGACGTCGTCAACGTCTTCGACCAAGTTTACCAGATCAGAAATGGCTCTGGTATCGGCGTGTTCGCTCCGCAGTATGGACCTCGCCTAGGTTTCTTTGCGGGCCTCTCGCAGAGGTTTTGA